AAGGCATGATGGCGTTGAAATAATTGAAGCTCAATTTCATGGTCAACCTTTAATGTAAACATGGAAAATTGCTCCTAGGGATAATTTTTTCCCTACATCCTATGCAAAAGCACACCCGATGCACCTAATTTTCATCAAAAATATCAATTATTATGTTTAGATCTGATTCTATTTTAAAGTATGATAATTTGCCGGATAAAAGGACTTGTTTATCACTTTTCGAATAATTGTCAAAAAATTAGTCTCTTCTTTCCTAAAAAAAGTGATAAAATGTCAATATAGAAAGAGAATCATTCTCAATTAGTAGAGATTGGGTGATAGCATATGTTCAGATCACTAAAAGCAGGAGATAAAGGAAAAATTATCGATATTTCTCATGTTAGTCACCTTGTACAAAGACGACTGCTTGATTTAGGAATAACAGAGGGTTCAGAAGTTTGTGTGAAATGTGTCATGCCGTTTGGCGGTCCTGTCATGATTGAATCATGCGGACAATGCGTTGGCCTTCGCCGTAAGGAAGCAGTGCAAATTGAGGTGGAGAAAATATAATGGAAATCGCTCTAATCGGAAATCCCAATACTGGGAAAACATCGTTGTTTAATAATTTGACAGGCTCCTATGAGTATGTCGGAAATTGGAGCGGTGTAACTGTTGAAAAGAAAGTCGGAGTTTTTAAAAATAATATTGGCAGGTTAATTGATTTACCAGGGGTTTATACACTAAACCCGCTTTCAAAGGATGAAGGAGTTGTTACTTCTTTCTTTTTAAATGATTCAGTTGACCGGCTGCTCAATATATTAGATGCTTCTCAATTAGATCGGAACTTGCATTTAACCTTGCAGCTTTTAGAATATGAAAAGCCAGTGCTGATTGGCCTCAACATGGTTGATGTGGCGGATAAGCGGGGCATTCACGTCGATGCATCCAAGTTATCTGACATTCTAGGTGTTCCTGTTGTCCCGGTAGTTGCCAGAAGCGGTAAAGGCTGCGACAAACTCGTCAATATTATCGCTACTAAATCCATGAAACCGGAGAATAAGAACCTTGTTTTTTATGGTATAGAGGTTGAAGAGGCAATCCTTGTATTGTCCAATCTAATTAGCGATAAGGCGGAACATTCCATTCGCTGGCTGGCTGTTCAGTATTTTGAAGGGAACGAATATGTAGAAAACTATTTGCATCAAATTGCATCTCCCGAAAAACTGAAAGAGGTCGTTTCCACCGTTGAAGCAACTGTACAAGAACGTTATCACGTTAAAACATTGGCAAATTACATTTATTTAAAAAGAAAAGAAACCATTGATAAAATTACCGCAGAAGTATCTAGGAAAAGTGAAGGGGTAATTCCCCTAACAGAAAAAATCGACATGATCGTCACCAATAAATATTTAGGAATGCCGATTTTTTTACTCTTTATGTATTTAATGTTTGAATTAACCTTCGACTGGCTAGGGACTCCTTTGTCAAACGCATTGGATGCTTTTTTATCAGGGCCAGTCACTTCTGTGTTTGAACAGGCATTAAGTGCTGTTCATGCCTCAGCATTTATTCATGCATTGATTATTAATGGTCTTGTTGCAGGGGTTGGCGGTGTATTAGTATTTGTACCGCAAATCTTTATTCTTTTCTTCTTTATTTCCTTGTTAGAGGATTCCGGTTATATGGCCCGGGTTGCTTTAGTAATGGACAGAATTATGGAATCTGTGGGGTTAAACGGTAAAGCGTTTATTCCGATGATGATTGGCTTTGGCTGTAATGTTCCTGGCATCATGGCTGCAAGAACTATTGAGACCCCAAGGGAACGGTTATTAACCATCTTACTGACACCGTTAATGTCATGCTCAGCTCGTTTGCCGGTATATGCCTTATTTGTAGGGGCATTTTTTATCGGACATAAAGCATTTATCGTTTTAAGTCTTTATGTTTTAGGGATTGTTGTTGCTTTAATTCTGGCAAAAATCTTTTCTTCTACTTTATTAAAATCGGAAACTTCCTTATTTGTGATTGAACTTCCGCCATACCGGCTTCCGCAGTTTCAATCACTTTGGAGAAGCACTTGGGATAAAGGAAAAGGATTTGTAAGAAAAGCAGGAACATTTATTTTTGGCGGCTCGGTATTTATTTGGCTGTTATCATATGCAGGGCCAGCAGGTTTAAATGTCAATATGGACCACAGCTTTTTAGCTGCAATCGGCGGTGTTCTTGCACCCATTTTGGCGCCGCTTGGCTTTGGCACTTGGCAGGCAGCTGCATCACTGATAACAGGTTTTCTCGCTAAAGAATCGATCATTTCCACTATGAACATTATTTACTTTGTTAAGAGTGATTCGAGCCTTCAGGGGTTACTGTCACATTATTATACACCACTTGCTGCCTATAGTTTTATGGTGTTTATCCTGTTATATATTCCGTGTTTAGCCACAACTGCGACTATTTATAAAGAAACCGGCTCGAAAAAGTGGACTGTGTTTTCTATAGGGTATGCACTTGCCATTGCCTATGTTCTGTCCATTATGATCTATCAAGGCGGAAAACTGTTCGGTCTTGTTTAATTCTCATGGGAGATGATTTTTATGTTTGCCAGCATCGTCATTGGCATAGTGGTTTTTGGTTATGCTGCTTGGGCTGTAGTGAAATTTATCAATAAATCTAAAAAAGGAAAATGCGCAGCATGCGAGTTGAAGAAAAACTGCTCCAGTCAATGTGAAATTCCACCGCAATTTAAATAAGTAAAACAAAAAACTGCTGTTGTCTAAAAAGGCAGTTTTTTTTGTTTGGAAAATAATCACAAGGAACGAGAACACGTACATTCAAAATCGACAGTTCTATTTAATTGGGGCTAGTCAAATTGCTTTGAAAATTGCCAATTCTTGAGTAAAATTACCCTAGAGAGACTATGGAAGGAAGGGCTTAAACATGACCAGAGACGAAATCATTAGGAGTGTTTCAGAGAAGCTGAGGTTAATTCGAACAGAAGCGGATTATACCCAGGACAAAATGGCAGATATTATAGGTGTCTCGAAGAAAACACTCGTGCAGATTGAAAAAGGAAGAGTACTTGCCAACTGGTCAACTGTCGTCTCCATTTGTGCTCTTTTTCGTGAAACGGAAACCGTTCAATTTCTATTTGGCAGTGAGCCCTTGGAAGTGATTGAGACAGTCGCAAGGGAAGGAATTGATTACCGTAAAGTCAAAACTTTCGGAGGCCGTGTTTGGTGGAAGGTTCTATTAAAAAGGCATGGATTTGTTCTTCAGCAAAATATTTTAAGTAAACATTTTCGAATTTTGGATGAAAGAAATAATCGGATATTTAGCAGCTTCGATGAAAAACTATCAAAACAGCGGTTTAAAGAACTAACCAATAACGATCAATAAGAAAGAGACAAGGGTGAAACCTCGTCTTTTTTTATTTGGAAAAAGGTGGAGTAATTCCTCATAAATTTAGGAGAAATATGGAACATTATACCTACTATTAAAAATTTTTGATTATTTTCATCCTGGGAGGAACTATGAAAAAACCGGCTGTCATGAGCATGTGGAAAAATCTCAAAAGATGGCACTTGGTTCAAATCATACTTTTATCTGCTTTATTGTTGATATTAGGATTCTTTGGGATTATCTATTATTTTTCAAAAACGGCAGATATCTCTGCACTTAATGATGAAATACCACAGCCGACCATTTTTTATGATGAATTTGGGAAAATAGCAAGTAAAGTTTCTGCAAATAAAAATGAAGGAGTCCCGATTAAAGACGTCCCGGGATCCATGCAGCATGCAGTAGTTGCCATTGAAGATCATCGTTTTTATCAGCACCATGGAGTGGATCTTTTGGGAACAGCCCGCGCATTATTCCGTGATGTAAAAGTGGGCGGAATGGCCGAAGGCGGAAGTACGATCACACAGCAGCTCGTTAAAAATACCTTGCTAACTTCTGAAAAGACAATGCAGAGAAAAATGGAGGAAATGTTCATGGCACTGGCTGTGGAACGTGAATACTCAAAACAGGAAATTCTGCAAATGTATTTAAATAGAATTTATTTTGGGAACGGAGCATGGGGAATTAAACAGGCTGCAAGCAAATATTTCGGCAAAAATGTTAAGAATCTCACCATCAGTGAATCAGCTCTGCTAGCAGGATTAATTAGATCGCCTTCAACCTTAAATCCATATGACCATATGAAACAAGCAATAGAAAGACGAAACTTGGTTTTATTGGAAATGAAGGACCAAGGCTACATTACAAATGCACAATATATAAAAGCAAAACAAGAAAAAGTTAAATTAGACGATTCTGGCAACGATCCATTCCGGGGTAAATACCCTTATTATGTGGATCAAGTGATGGAGGAGGCCATTAATAAGTACGGACTATCTCAGGATGAGCTGCTAACGGAGGGCTATCATATTTACACGGAGCTTGATCCATCAATGCAAACGGCCATGGAAAATACGTATCAAAATGATGTTATCTTTCCAAAAGGGAAGGACCGTCTTGTTCAAAGCGGAGGCGTATTATTAGATCCGAAGACAGGTGCAGTGCGAGCAATTGTCGGAGGAAGAGGACCACATACTTTTAGAGGCTATAATCGAGCATCTCAACTAAAGGCACAGCCTGGCTCATCCTTTAAGCCATTGGCCGTGTACACTCCTGCTCTCGAGGAAGGGTGGAAAATAACGGATATGTTAAAGGATGAGCCAATGAAGTTTGGTCAGTATGTTCCAAGCAATTATGACCATCAATATGAAGGTGAAGTACCCATGTATGATGCCGTGAAAGAATCTAAGAATCTCCCTGCAGTCTGGCTATTAAATCAAATTGGGATTGAAAAGGGGCTAGATTCTGTAAAACGATTCGGAATCTCATTAGATCAAGAAGACCACAATCTCCCGCTAGCCCTTGGAGGTCTGCATAAAGGTGTTTCACCAATGGAAATGGCTGAAGCTTTTTCTGTATTTCCGAATAAAGGATATCGGGTTGCGTCCCATGTCATCAAAAAAATCGTCGATGACGAAGGAAATATAATTGGTGCCTGGAGGTTAAAAAAGGTAAAGGTAACCACCAAAACAGTAACTGAAAATATGACGACGATGCTGCTTGGGGTTGTGGAGCAAGGAACAGGAAAAGCAGCACAAATTCCCGGAAGAGAGACGGCAGGGAAGACAGGTTCAACTCAAGTTCCTATTAAAGGAATTAACGGATTGAAGGATCAGTGGTTTGTCGGGTATACCCCGCAATTAGTCGGAGCCATTTGGGTAGGTTACGACATAACGGATGCGGAACATTATATGATTCCAACAAATGGAACAGGAGCAGCACTTGTTTTCCGCGAAGCGATGCAGGGGGCATTAAGAAATG
Above is a genomic segment from Neobacillus endophyticus containing:
- a CDS encoding FeoB-associated Cys-rich membrane protein; this encodes MFASIVIGIVVFGYAAWAVVKFINKSKKGKCAACELKKNCSSQCEIPPQFK
- a CDS encoding transglycosylase domain-containing protein, with translation MKKPAVMSMWKNLKRWHLVQIILLSALLLILGFFGIIYYFSKTADISALNDEIPQPTIFYDEFGKIASKVSANKNEGVPIKDVPGSMQHAVVAIEDHRFYQHHGVDLLGTARALFRDVKVGGMAEGGSTITQQLVKNTLLTSEKTMQRKMEEMFMALAVEREYSKQEILQMYLNRIYFGNGAWGIKQAASKYFGKNVKNLTISESALLAGLIRSPSTLNPYDHMKQAIERRNLVLLEMKDQGYITNAQYIKAKQEKVKLDDSGNDPFRGKYPYYVDQVMEEAINKYGLSQDELLTEGYHIYTELDPSMQTAMENTYQNDVIFPKGKDRLVQSGGVLLDPKTGAVRAIVGGRGPHTFRGYNRASQLKAQPGSSFKPLAVYTPALEEGWKITDMLKDEPMKFGQYVPSNYDHQYEGEVPMYDAVKESKNLPAVWLLNQIGIEKGLDSVKRFGISLDQEDHNLPLALGGLHKGVSPMEMAEAFSVFPNKGYRVASHVIKKIVDDEGNIIGAWRLKKVKVTTKTVTENMTTMLLGVVEQGTGKAAQIPGRETAGKTGSTQVPIKGINGLKDQWFVGYTPQLVGAIWVGYDITDAEHYMIPTNGTGAALVFREAMQGALRNAPNESFHVTQIQDLIDEQKKQEGFNLEGIPEQFNNELQKWEEQWNKVKEKWDKKWNRKGKGHS
- a CDS encoding FeoA family protein, with amino-acid sequence MFRSLKAGDKGKIIDISHVSHLVQRRLLDLGITEGSEVCVKCVMPFGGPVMIESCGQCVGLRRKEAVQIEVEKI
- a CDS encoding helix-turn-helix transcriptional regulator, translated to MTRDEIIRSVSEKLRLIRTEADYTQDKMADIIGVSKKTLVQIEKGRVLANWSTVVSICALFRETETVQFLFGSEPLEVIETVAREGIDYRKVKTFGGRVWWKVLLKRHGFVLQQNILSKHFRILDERNNRIFSSFDEKLSKQRFKELTNNDQ
- the feoB gene encoding ferrous iron transport protein B; amino-acid sequence: MEIALIGNPNTGKTSLFNNLTGSYEYVGNWSGVTVEKKVGVFKNNIGRLIDLPGVYTLNPLSKDEGVVTSFFLNDSVDRLLNILDASQLDRNLHLTLQLLEYEKPVLIGLNMVDVADKRGIHVDASKLSDILGVPVVPVVARSGKGCDKLVNIIATKSMKPENKNLVFYGIEVEEAILVLSNLISDKAEHSIRWLAVQYFEGNEYVENYLHQIASPEKLKEVVSTVEATVQERYHVKTLANYIYLKRKETIDKITAEVSRKSEGVIPLTEKIDMIVTNKYLGMPIFLLFMYLMFELTFDWLGTPLSNALDAFLSGPVTSVFEQALSAVHASAFIHALIINGLVAGVGGVLVFVPQIFILFFFISLLEDSGYMARVALVMDRIMESVGLNGKAFIPMMIGFGCNVPGIMAARTIETPRERLLTILLTPLMSCSARLPVYALFVGAFFIGHKAFIVLSLYVLGIVVALILAKIFSSTLLKSETSLFVIELPPYRLPQFQSLWRSTWDKGKGFVRKAGTFIFGGSVFIWLLSYAGPAGLNVNMDHSFLAAIGGVLAPILAPLGFGTWQAAASLITGFLAKESIISTMNIIYFVKSDSSLQGLLSHYYTPLAAYSFMVFILLYIPCLATTATIYKETGSKKWTVFSIGYALAIAYVLSIMIYQGGKLFGLV